In Castanea sativa cultivar Marrone di Chiusa Pesio chromosome 6, ASM4071231v1, a single window of DNA contains:
- the LOC142640850 gene encoding ras-related protein Rab11D, whose amino-acid sequence MAVYKPEDEYDYLFKLVLIGDSGVGKSNLLSRFTRNEFNLESKSTIGVEFATKSLNIDGKVIKAQIWDTAGQERYRAITSAYYRGAVGALLVYDVTRHTTYENVARWLKELREHTDPNIVVMLIGNKSDLRHLVAVPTEYGKSFAERESLYFMETSALEATNVENAFTEVLTQIYRIVSKRAVDAGDSGSSSSLPSKGQTINVKDESSVLKRIGCCSS is encoded by the exons ATGGCTGTCTACAAACCTGAAGATGAGTATGACTACCTGTTCAAACTGGTTTTGATTGGTGATTCTGGTGTGGGAAAATCCAATTTGCTCTCGAGGTTCACGAGGAACGAGTTTAATTTGGAGTCCAAGTCTACTATTGGGGTAGAGTTTGCTACCAAGAGTTTGAATATTGATGGCAAGGTCATCAAGGCTCAGATTTGGGACACTGCTGGCCAAGAAAG GTACCGTGCTATTACTAGTGCATACTACCGAGGAGCTGTTGGTGCATTGCTGGTGTATGATGTCACTCGGCACACAACATATGAGAATGTTGCAAGGTGGTTGAAGGAGTTGAGGGAGCACACAGACCCCAACATTGTAGTCATGCTGATTGGCAACAAGTCAGATCTTCGACACCTTGTGGCCGTTCCAACAGAGTACGGAAAATCATTTGCAGAGAGAGAGTCCCTCTATTTCATGGAAACTTCTGCATTGGAAGCAACCAATGTGGAAAATGCTTTTACTGAAGTTCTCACCCAGATATACCGGATCGTGAGCAAGAGGGCAGTCGATGCAGGTGATAGTGGAAGTTCTTCCTCTCTTCCATCAAAAGGACAAACAATAAATGTCAAAGATGAGTCCTCAGTTCTGAAGAGAATTGGGTGCTGCTCAAGCTAG
- the LOC142638848 gene encoding pentatricopeptide repeat-containing protein At2g41080: MDRSCLCILGFSSKLNTRLTLAKYFFCTVTSKIASKVSEEFTNLCSKGHIKEAFERFKSEIFSDPRLFSNLIKSCIPQKSLSLGKQLHSLIITSGCSSDKFVSNHLLNMYSKIGELQTALTLFDHMPIRNIMSCNILINGYVQSGDLESAQKVFDEMPERNVATWNAMVASLIQFEFNEQGLGLFSEMHELNFLPDEFTLGSVLRGCAGLRSLHAGRQVHAYVMKCGLEFNLVVGSSLSHMYMKSGSLEEGEKVIKSMPIRNVVAWNTLIAGKAQNGYSEGVLDQYNMMKMAGFRPDKITFVSVISSCSELATLGQGQQIHAEAIKAGASLVVAVISSLISMYSKCGCLEDSIKAFLECEQEDLVLWSAMITAYGFHGRGDEAIKLFERMERQELEANDVTFLSLLYACSHCGLKEKGMEFFDLMLNKYGLKPKLEHYTCVVDLLGRSGCLEEAEAMIRSMPIKVDAIIWKTLLSACKIHKNADMAKRVADEVIRLYPQESAPYVLLSNIHASAKRWQDVSEVRKAMRDRKIKKEPGISWLEVKNQVYQFCIGDKSHPKSMVIDLYLKELTSEMKLRGYVPDTAAVLHDMDNEEKEYNLTHHSEKLAIAFGLMNTPSGVPIRIMKNLRVCSDCHVAIKYISEIKNREIIVRDASRFHHFKNGRCSCGDYW; encoded by the coding sequence ATGGACAGGTCTTGTCTCTGTATACTCGGCTTCTCTTCCAAACTCAACACCCGTCTCACCCTAGCCAAATACTTTTTCTGCACAGTCACTTCCAAAATTGCATCTAAAGTTAGTGAAGAATTTACTAACCTCTGCTCCAAAGGCCACATAAAAGAAGCTTTTGAGAGGTTCAAATCTGAGATATTTTCAGACCCACGTCTATTCTCCAATCTCATCAAATCATGCATACCCCAAAAGTCTCTTTCTTTGGGAAAACAGCTCCATTCTCTGATAATTACATCTGGGTGTTCTTCAgacaaatttgtttcaaatcACCTCCTTAACATGTACTCCAAAATTGGAGAATTGCAAACAGCGTTGACACTGTTTGATCATATGCCTATAAGAAACATAATGTCTTGTAACATTCTGATTAATGGGTATGTTCAAAGTGGTGATTTGGAGAGTGCCCAGaaggtgtttgatgaaatgcctgAGAGAAATGTTGCGACATGGAATGCAATGGTTGCAAGTCTGATCCAATTTGAGTTTAATGAACagggtttgggtttgttttcAGAAATGCATGAGTTGAATTTTTTGCCTGATGAGTTCACTCTGGGAAGTGTGCTCAGAGGGTGTGCAGGGTTGAGATCCTTACACGCAGGGCGTCAGGTTCATGCTTATGTGATGAAATGTGGGTTAGAGTTCAATCTGGTTGTTGGGAGCTCCTTGTCTCATATGTATATGAAGTCTGGAAGTTTGGAAGAAGGAGAGAAGGTGATTAAGTCGATGCCAATTCGCAATGTGGTTGCTTGGAATACGCTTATTGCTGGAAAAGCTCAAAATGGGTATTCTGAGGGAGTGTTGGATCAGTATAATATGATGAAAATGGCTGGTTTTAGACCTGATAAGATTACATTTGTGAGTGTAATTAGTTCATGTTCGGAATTGGCAACACTTGGACAGGGTCAGCAGATTCATGCTGAAGCAATCAAAGCTGGGGCTAGTTTGGTAGTTGCTGTCATCAGTTCATTAATTAGCATGTATTCAAAATGTGGGTGTCTGGAAGATTCTATAAAAGCTTTCTTGGAATGTGAACAAGAGGATCTTGTGTTGTGGAGTGCAATGATTACTGCTTATGGGTTTCATGGGCGAGGAGACGAGGCCATCAAGCTTTTTGAACGCATGGAGCGGCAAGAATTAGAGGCAAATGATGTTACATTCTTAAGCTTGTTATATGCTTGTAGTCATTGTGGTTTGAAAGAGAAAGGAATGGAATTCTTTGACTTGATGCTTAACAAATATGGACTGAAGCCTAAACTAGAACACTATACATGTGTAGTTGACCTGCTTGGTCGGTCTGGCTGTTTGGAGGAAGCAGAGGCTATGATAAGATCAATGCCTATAAAAGTAGATGCCATCATATGGAAAACTTTGCTATCTGCCTGCAAAATCCACAAGAATGCGGACATGGCAAAAAGGGTTGCAGATGAAGTTATTAGGCTTTATCCTCAAGAATCAGCTCCTTATGTTTTACTTTCAAACATTCATGCTTCTGCTAAAAGGTGGCAGGATGTTTCTGAAGTGAGGAAAGCCATGAGAGATAGGAAGATAAAGAAGGAACCAGGTATAAGTTGGCTGGAAGTGAAGAATCAAGTTTACCAGTTCTGTATAGGTGATAAATCCCATCCAAAGTCAATGGTGATTGATTTGTATTTGAAAGAGCTAACATCAGAAATGAAGTTACGAGGTTATGTGCCTGATACTGCAGCAGTTTTGCATGACATGGATAATGAGGAGAAAGAATACAACTTGACTCACCACAGTGAAAAGTTGGCAATTGCTTTTGGTCTAATGAACACTCCTTCAGGTGTGCCAATAAGGATCATGAAGAACTTGCGTGTATGTAGTGATTGCCATGTTGCCATAAAGTACATATCTGAAATCAAGAACCGAGAAATTATTGTACGAGATGCTAGTAGATTTCACCATTTTAAAAATGGGAGATGTTCTTGCGGAGATTACTGGTAA